GCCTTCGACCATGACCGTGGCCGGTGCCTCGATGCGGGCATGGACGATGTCATCGTCAAGCCGCTCAGCCCCGACATGATAGAACAGCTTCTGGACCGCCATCTCGAAACAAGCCGTCATGCAACGGCGTGATGGCCTCGTCGAAAGCTGAAGCGGCTGGGGAAGAGACAGGCAGTCCGCTGTGTTCGACACCAATGCTGATTATGACGAAAAGACAAACCGCATTGAGGATAGCAACCGTCTGACGGGTTTAATGTGAACCTAACGGATTCGAGCTGTATGCAGTAAATCACGGGTAAAAATCCACAGTCCTCCTCGGCTAAACGCTAGAATTTTATTAATTTTTTATGCGCATGGTAATTCCGTGATCTATGACTTTTTTTGGGATAATGAATGGGTGCGGCCAACACCATAGTGCCAGACATCGATCAGGGAGAGGCCAAGGCTTTCACCGATCCGCTGACGGGGCTTGGCAATCACCATAGGCTGCAGGAGCGAATCCGCAGCCTATCGGCGGAGCGCGCCGCCGATCCCGCACCATTTACCGTGGCTTTGGTCAATCTGGACGGTTTCAAGCCAATCAACGACCTATTCGGATCGTTGGCGGGGGATGAAATTCTGTGTCAGGTCGCCCATCGTCTCAAAGCCTGTATTCCCGATGGTGCCATTGTTACCCGTCACGATGGCGACGAGTTTGCCGTGGTCCTGCCGCTGATTTTCGAACAGATCAGCGCCGAGCGAATCGGCAATCTGATCAAGGACGTGCTATCGGCGCCCTACGACCTCGGCGACCGCAATGTCCGGCTTTCGGCTTCGCTGGGCTTTGCAATCTTTCCCTTTGCCGGCGACGATTTCGAGACGCTGATGAAGAGTGCGGAGACGGCTCTTTATCGCTCAAAACGGCGTGGACGCGGCCAGATAACCGTCTATTCGCGAGAAATTGCCCAGGAAATGCGCCGCTCCACCCAATTGGAGCAGGCCCTGCGCAATGCGATCATCAACGATGCCGTCGATACGCATTTCCAGCCGATCGTTTCGCTTGTCGATGGCAAGGTTCTGGGTTTCGAAGCGCTCGCCCGCTGGATCGATCCAGATCTCGGCTTTGTTTCGCCAGCGATCTTCGTGCCGCTGGCCGAGGATAGGGGCTTTATCGACACGCTGTCGGAAACCCTGTTGCGCAAGGCTGCTGAAGCGGCGCTGACCTGGCCGCGAGAACTGTTTTTGTCCTTCAACCTTTCCTCGGTGCAATTGACCGATTCCGGCACGGCCTCACGCACGCTGTCCATCATCAACAGTGTCGGCCTCGACCCGTCGCGGCTGGAACTGGAAATTACCGAAACCGCTGTGATGAGTTCCGCCGACATGGCCGGGCGGATCATCGCCGAACTGCGCGCGGCAGGCGTGCGTATCTCACTCGACGATTTTGGCACCGGCCAATCCAGCCTTGGACGCTTGAGGGAATTTACCTTTGACAAGGTCAAGATCGATCGAGCCTTCGTCTCGGCGATCACCACCGACACCACCTCCGAACATATCGTCCGGGCGATCATCACCATGTGCGAAGGCCTGAAGCTGGAAGTAGTGGCCGAAGGCATAGAAACCCTAAGCGAAGCAACAAGGCTCCTGGCCCTCGGCTGCACCATGGGCCAGGGCTATTATTTCGGCAGGCCCGCCGATGCGATGGCCACGCTGCGCTATCTATCGCGCCAATATTCCGACTTCGCCGCTCGCAGGCAGACGGGGCCGTTTTCAGGCTATTGAGTCGATTGAATGATAATCAGCGGCCAATTATTCAGGCCGCTCGCAGACGGCCGATAATTTATTGCCATCGGGATCACGGACATAACAGGCATAGAAATGCGCGTGAAAAGGCCGCAGGCCCGGCGCACCTTCATCTGAACCTCCATTTGCCAGTGCTGCCGCATAGAAAGCCTCGACATCCGACCGGCTTCCAGCATCCAGCGCCACCATGGAGCCATTGCCGAAGCTGGCGGCCCTACCATCGTAAGGGCTGACGAGCCAGAACCGGCACCGCACATCCGAGGACGCGCCATAGCCGATTTCATCTTTTTCCGTCACCCGGCGGATAAAGCCAAGCGTGCTCAGGCAGGCATCGTAAAAGCGCCCCGATCGCACCAGGTCGTTGGAGCCAAGCGTGATATAGAGCAACATTGACTATCCCCGCTCAATCCAGGAACCGAGTTTCCGGTTCTCAATCCTGATCCTCGTCAGCCGTTGCATCCTCACGCGGATCATGCGGCATAGGACCATCGTCCTCCACTTCATGACCCAGCGCATTGCCGGACCGCCTGCCCTTGAAGCCCTTGGCAAGCAAGAACATTTCAACCGATTCCTGACGTGAAGACGCGGGCTTGATATGGATGACCTGCTTGAAATTCTGCTTGAGCATGTTGAGCAGGTCTTTTTCCGTGCCACCCTGGAAGGTTTTCGCCAGAAAATGCCCGCCTTCAGCGAGAACTTCCACGGCGAAATAAGCGGCCACTTCGCACAGATGCATGGTGCGAATGTGGTCAGTCTTCTGGTGGCCGGTAGTGGGCGCCGCCATGTCGGAAATCACCACATCCGGCACGCCGCCAACCGCTTCCATCAGCAGGGCGGGCGCCTGGGGGTCGAGAAAGTCGAGTTGCAGGATCTTCACGCCCGGCAATTGGGTCATTTCCAGAAAGTCGATGGCCGCAACCCGGATGTCACTATCGGTGGACCCGGTAACATTCGCGGCAATCTGCGACCAGCTGCCGGGTGCAGCACCCAGATCGATAATGCGTCGGGCGCCTTTGAGAATATTGTGCTTTTCATCGATCTCCAGCAGCTTGAAAGCCGCGCGCGCGCGATAGCCCTCCAGTTTGGCCCGCTGCACATAGGGATCGTTGATATGCCGCTCCAGCCAGCGCCGCGACGACGCTTTCAACTTGCCCTTCTTGACCTTCTGGCCCAGTTTTCGTCCAGTGCGGTTGCCGCCAATAGGTGGTTTGGTCATGCTTACTGCTCAACTCCTGACAGCGCCCTGTGCATCCGCACTTCGATCCGCTGTAACACTTTTATGCCTCAATATTACGTCCGGTCACAAATGCGGGACACGATCCCGGCTGCCCGGCGGGCGTCGCGTGCGATTGCGTCGCCAGACACCGTCATCGGCCATCATGTCGGTCAACAGCCCTTCTCTCAAGCCCCGGTCCGCCACCCGCATGCGGCTGGAGGGCCAACGCCTGCGGATCGCTTCCAGAATGGCGCAGCCAGCGAGAACCAGATCCGCCCGGTCCGGGCCGATACAGGGATTGGCGGCGCGGCTCTGGTAATCCCAGGACAGCAACTTGGCCTGCATGGCCGAGACCTCGTCATCGCTCAACCATAGCCCATCGACCCGGCGGCGATCATAGCGCGGCAAATCGAGATGCACGCCCGCCAGTGTCGTCACCGTGCCGGATGTGCCGATCAGGTGAAAATCGACATCGGCGGCAGAATGGCCAAGCGCCTCAACCGAGGGGCAATCGAACTGATCGAGCATGCCCGACACTTCGGTAATCATCGCTTCAAAGACCGTGGGCGAGACATCGCGACCGCCATGGCGCTCTGACAGGGTGACCACGCCGACCGGCAGCGAGGTCCAATGGGTGATGTGATTGGCCAGACGGCTGGAGCGATTATCACCGATGCGGATCACCGCAATTTCCGAGGACCCACCGCCGATATCAAACAGCACGACCGAACGGGTTTCGCGTCCAACCAGCGAGGAGCAACCGGACACCGCCAGCCGCGCTTCCGTCTCGCGGTTGATGATTTCCAGCTCAAGCCCGGTCTCCGCCCGCACCCGCTCCAGAAATGCCTCGCCATTCTCCGCGGCCCGGCAGGCCTCCGTGGCAATCAGCCGCTTGCCGCGCAGCTCCACTCCATGCAGTTTGGAGGCGCAGACCTTCAAGGCCTCAATGGCGCGGTCCATCGCCTCCTGCGAGAGGCGCCCCGTCGCAGCCAGCCCCTCGCCCAGACGCACGATGCGCGAAAAGGCATCCACCACCCGGAATTGGCCGGGCCGGGTCGGCTGAGCAATCAACAACCGGCAATTATTGGTGCCGAGATCAAGCGCCGCGTAGAAATCGGCGGGATGGTCGTCGGAAGGCCCATGGCTGGAATGATGCCCCTTATGCTGTCCGTGATGTGGGTGATGGCTCTGTCCACCATGAGCATGTCCGCCATGGCCATGGCGGCTGCGGCCATGTGGTGCCTCACCAGAGCCAGCAACCGACTTCTGGCCCTCCACGGCAGGCGGGCAATAGCTGGCAGAGGCAGGCTTGGCTTCCACGCTGCGGCCAGGCTGCAAGGGACGCACCTGGGCGTTCTGCCGGCCCCGGTTCTTACGCCGCTTCCTGGGGGATTTTTTGGCAGCACCGCCGGTTTCGCCAGCAAGGGCATTTCCCTGAATATGGGACTCTTTGGTATGAGATCCCTGCGTATTAGACCGTTGAGTATTGGATAAGCTCGCCTCGCGGGGCGGATTCCCGGCAGAACCTTGATCACGATGATGGTGCTCTGCCTGCCGTTCAGCCTGGGCCACTGTCCCTTGCGTTTCCACGCCCTGATGCGGCACCGCCTGACCCTGTCCCGGCAATGTGTTGCCACGGCCTTTCCTGCGACGCTTACGCTTTCGGCCCGGCGCCTGCGGGGCCACCTGCTGATCTTGTTGTATGGGACGTCGATCCGGCTCGGCCAAGGCCGTCCGGTCTTGCGTCACGGGGTTAGCTGGCGGCCCGGATTTCCGGCCTTTCCGCTTGCCCCTACCGCGCCTCGAGGGCTTGCCCTCGGTACGGTTTGACGTTGACGCCCCGTTTTCTGGCGGAAATCCGCCATTGCCAGGGTCTACCACTGATGTCTTCCATAGCGCCGCGCAAAGTCTGATCGGGAAAATCCAAGAGGAAAGTCCGTTTCAGATATGCCGCTGGCGATCCTTAGATTTTCGTTGGTAAAATTGTAGCAGGCCCGACAAGCTTCTCCAAACGCTTTTTGAGCCTCACCTTCTCCCGCCAGCGAAGGCCGAAACCAGCTTCACTCAAAGGGCGCAACAGCTGCAAAACCGATTTGTCTGAACCAGTTCACTTTTTTGCAAAAAGACAGTTGCAATCAACCAGCTTTTGTTTATAAGCCGCATCCATCAGACGGCAACGCCGCCCCTGCTGGGGAATAGTTCAACGGTAGAACGACGGACTCTGACTCCGTTAATCTTGGTTCGAATCCAGGTTCCCCAGCCAATTATGCTTAAAACCCAGTATTTGGCTTATAATATAGTTGCGCCAGATATCCTTTTGGCATCATAGGCGACCTGATGCCCACGCAGATCAAGCGCGATGGCCAAACTTCCCGGAGAAGATAGGTAATCGTCATGGCCGTGCGACACGAGGTCGAGATTCTGATCAGCAACATTTTCCATTGGTCTGACCCCATTGGGTGATCAGGCTTTAATGTTAATGGATGCTTGGCCTGACGGCCGCTGCTGGCGTTGAGGATAGTTCGTTTTGGCGAGGCCACACGGTCGCCTCAGGTGCCGGAAGCCTGTCGTTCAGTGACGAGTGCGGGCGCATGGAGTTGTTGTGTCGTTGCCAAATTTTGATGATGTAGGGCGTTTTGGCACCCACCATTACAATCCATTCCCTCAAGGCCTTAGCAAAAAATTCGGGGCCATTGCCCGAGTAAGCCATACGTTATGAAGGACCATTTTTCAGCGGTCAGACCAAAGGAAAGCATTGAGGTTTGAGCTCTTTCCGCAACCTCAATCTTGGATCGGCATCTGCATTGCTTACATAATTCTACCTTCTCGCCTGCCCTTCATCCCTCATGGTCTCTTTTTGAGTAATCAAGCGGGCGCTATGCTGGCCGCTCAGATAAATCCACAGCCAGCTCCAGGCGACAGCAAGTCTTGAGCGTGTGCCGATGAGAAAATAGATATGTGCAAGACCCCATATCCACCATGCGAGACTACCCGTTAGCTTTACCTTACCAAAGTCAACGATGGCCGCGCTCTGGCCGATGGTGGCAAGGCTACCTTGATGCCGGTAATGGAATGGTGCGGGAGCGGGTTTGCCTTTCAGTCTTGCCTTGATCACTTTGGCGACATAGGCGCCCTGTTGTTTGGCCGCAGGCGCAATACCCGGTACAGGCGTGTTATTGCCTTGGATGACCGACGCCGTGTCTCCGATCACGAAGACATCGGACATTTCCGGAGAGGTCAGATCTTTTTCAACAACGACGCGACCCGCCCTGTCGGCGGGAACACTGAGCCAACGCGCCGCAGCCGATGCCTGAACACCAGCCGCCCAGACAATCGTCCGGCTTGGAGTGAACTGTTCTCCAATCTGTACGCCCTCGCTTGAGCACTGTGTAACAGGCTGCCCGAGACGAACCTCAACGCCGAGTTTTTCCAACACGCCTTGCGCATAGGCAGACAGTTCCGGCGCAAAACTTGGCAGCACACGTTGGCCCGCCTCGACCAGGATCACCTTTGTCCTGCGGGTATCAATGGCGCGAAATTCCTTGGGGAGAGTCTTGTGTGCCAACTCGGCGATAATACCGGCAAGCTCGACGCCTGTTGGACCGGCTCCAACGATGGTGAAGGTCAGAAGCGCCTCACGTATCGCCGGGTCAGGGGTGGTTTCTGCCTGCTCGAAGGCAAGAAGAAGGCGGCGGCGAATTGTCGTGGCATCCTCCAGCGTCTTCAGGCCGGGGGCCACAGGTTCCCATTCATCGCGTCCGAAATAGGCATGGGTCGCTCCGGTGGCCAGAACAAGCGTGTCGTAGGATATGGATGCACCACTGCGCAACATGACCTGCTTTGCAGCGACATCGACGCCACCGACTTCACCCAGCAAGGTCGAAACCTCCTGCCGGTCGCTATAGAGATGGCGAATGGGCCAAGCGATTTCCGAGGTGGACAGAATGGTTGTTGCAACCTGATAAAGAAGGGGTTGGAAAAGGTGATGGTTTCGCCGATCGATCAGCGTTATCCGCGCTCCGCTGCCTTTGAGATCATGCACCAGCTGAAGCCCGCCAAAGCCACCGCCAACAACCACGACGTGGTGATCACTCATGATCGATCTTTCTCTTTTTATACCGCGTGAAATTCAGCTCAATGTAAACGCAGACCATGTGCACAAAATTACAGTTGAAATTCTGGCCTATGGTCTGGCATGCAACTCATCGCCTTTGCGTTGATGCTACAGTATTGTGTGCATCATAAAACACACAATACTGCATTCAACGGTATATATTTCCACCAAGGTCCGCCGAATGCACGCCACGGCGCGCATTCTTTCTCGCATAAGGCCAGAACTTACAGAGCCATGTCCGGCACACGTTTGATGTCTGCCGCCGGTGCGCTGACACCTGGCTTTGTGATTGCGGACATGTCGATTGCCGGTGGTGCGAGCGTCAGTTGAAGGCGCTCTGCCGTCGCTGCCCATTCCTTGGCCAGCATCTCTGGGTTCTCATTGAGATTGACGCCATAGCTTGGCACCATGGTGCGCACTTTCTCCTGCCATTCCGGTGTCGCCAATTTCTCGGCAAACACTTTCTGGAGCAGATCCAGCATGATCGGTGCCGCCGTTGACGCGCCCGGCGAAGCGCCGAGCAGGGCGGCAATGCTGCCATCCTTGGCCGCCACAATTTCTGTTCCGAGCTTGAGAATGCCGCCCTTTTTGGCGTCTCTTTTGATGATCTGAACGCGCTGGCCTGCCTGCCAAAGGCGCCAATCCTCGGCCTTGGCATTGGGAAAATAGGCACGCAGAGCCTCTAGCCGATCTGCGTCTGACAGCAAAAGCTGCCCGGCCAGATATTCGACCAGATCAAACTCATCATAGCCAACTTTCAGCATCGGCCAGATGTTTTCGAGCGTGATTGTCGCAGGCAGATCGAACAGCGATCCTTCCTTCAGGAACTTTGTCGAGAAGGTTGCGAAGGGGCCAAACAACAGGTGGCGCTTGCCATCAAACACGCGGGTGTCGAGATGCGGAACCGACATCGGAGGCGCACCGGTGGAAGCCTGGCCGTAGGCCTTGGCAAAATGCTGGTTTGCAATCTCCGGCTTGTCGCAGACCAGGAAAGAACCGCCGACGGGGAAGCCCGCGTAATCATCGCCTTCAGGAATGCCGGCCATCTGCAGAAGGTGCAACGCACCACCGCCCGCACCGATGAACACGAACTTCGCCTTGACGGTGGTCGAAGATCCATCCTTGCGATTGGAGGTGCTGACGTTCCACGATCCGTCGCTGTTCTTTTCGATAGCCTCCACTTCGCTGGAGGTGCGCAGCGTAAAGTTTGGATGGCTTTTCAGATGCGTGACGTACTGGCGGGTCACTTCGCCCCAATCGGCGTCGGTGCCAAGCGGGCTCCAGGTGGCGGCGAGTTTCTGGGCGCGGTCACGCCCGTCCATCATCAGCGGCACCCATTCGGCAATCTTGTCATGATCGGTCGAAAACTGCATGCCGGAAAACAGCGGGCTTGCTTTCAACGCGTCAAACCGCTTGGCAAGAAACGCCGTGTTCTCATCGCCCCAGACGAAACTCATGTGCGGTGTCGAGTTGAGGAACGAGCGCGGATTTTTCAACACGCCAACATCAACCTGATGGGCAAGAAACTGGCGGGTGATCTGGAAGGCCGAATTGATCTCAATCGCCTTTTCGATATGCACATTGCCTTTCGCATCCATCGGCGAATAATTCAGCTCGGCCAGGGCCGAATGCCCCGTGCCGGCATTGTTCCAGCCGTTGGAGCTTTCCATGGCCACGGCGTCGAGCCGCTCGAGCATTTCAATCGTCCAATTCGGCTCAAGCTCGCTGAGCAAAACACCCAGCGTCGCACTCATGATGCCGCCACCGATCAACAGGACATCCACGGTTTTTTCCGGCGCTTGCGCCCAGCTTGGCACAGAGGTCGCACCGAGAACGACCGCCCCTGTGGCTGCCGATCCCAAAAGCTGACGGCGGCTCAAAACCGGGCCTTGGATGCCTGCGGCAATGGATGGGTTGTCTTTACGATGAACGGGCATCTGGCACCTAATTGAGGTTAAGGGCGACTGCCATGACCTTTGACGATCGCACCCTACAGCGCCGTGCGTGTTATAAAACGCACAAAGGACGCTGTAACGTTTTAAATGTGCTGCATAATCCCTGAACCGATTCCGGTTTGAGGGAGGATTATGCAGCATTGTGACAAGTCAGCACGCGACTTTCTGTCGCGCAGTTGCTGGGGTTTGACGCAGTGACATGACAAAAGCCATTAAATAGAAATTTAAGAACGGTCGTCCCGGTCCCTGACGGCCAGCCTGGCTATGGCAGGCGTGCGTTGAATCACACACCGCACAATTGCGCTATTTTTTGAAAAACCGTAGGATTGAAACAATAAATCGGCATTTGAAACGCGTGTACTCTGGCAATAATGGATGACCTGCAACATCTATGGAGGGACCGACGCACCAAGGAATAGGCCATGGCGAAAGTTATCCTTATTGAGGATGATGAAGATACGGCACAAGATATCTGCGCTGAGCTGAAAGATTACGGATACGCCGTTGACTGGGAATCCGATGGTGCCAGGGGCCTTGAACGCGCAAGGAATGGCGGGGCAGATATCCTGATCGTTGACCGTATGCTGCCTGGTATGGATGGCCTTGCTGTGATTGATACACTGCGGCGCGAACAGGTTCGCACGCCTGTGCTTGTCATCAGTGCCCTCAGCGCCGTCAACGACCGTGTGCGCGGCCTGCGGGCCGGTGGCGACGACTATCTCACCAAGCCCTTTGCGATCCTCGAACTTGTCGCCCGCGTGGAAGCCCTTCTTCGCCGCCCTGCTGACATGTCGGCGAAAGTGCTACGGGTTGGACCGCTTGAGCTTGACCTTCTGGAGCGAAGCGCTTGCCGCGGCGAAAGAGAGATTGAGCTTCTCCCCCGTGAATTCAAGCTGCTCGAATATATGATGCGCCATTGCGAACAGCTTCTGACGCGAGGAATGCTGTTTGAGGAAGTCTGGAAATATAAATTCGTTCCCGATTCAAACCTCATCGATGTGCATATGGGTCGGCTCAGGCGAAAAATTGATCATCCGGGAGATCACCCCATGATCTCCAATGTTCGTGGAGAAGGTTTTGTACTTCGCGCGCCCGATTGAATGGGTCCGGCAATCCCGTTTCCGCTATGTGGTGGTGTTGGTGACGGCGATAACCGTTCCCATGGTGCTGAGCTTTAGCTTTGCCTATGTCCAGACCACTGGCCGCGAGTTGATCAATCAACTGGATGAGCTGGTTTTGCAAGAAGCAAGCGTCATCACGCAAGGTGCTCTTCTGGGGCGGATGGATGCCTATGAGGAACGCGTAAGACAAGACCCGCGACGGGTGAAGCCAACGGGTATTTTCACAGCCGATGGCCACCGTGTGTCGGGAAATGTCCAGGAATTTCCGTCGGGTCTGGCACTGGATATGCCGCCCAGACAGGTGTCGATTGTGCGCACCGACCAAACACCACCGCGACAACAGCGGGCGCGTGCGGTTGCGCGACGCCTGCCAGATGGCAATATTCTGTTCGTTGGCTGGAGTACGGCCGATAATGAGCAGGCCGCATCCATGGTGGAAAGAGGGCTGCTGTTTGGCCTGGTTCCGGTGCTGACGTTTGGCCTGGCGGCGGCGGTGTTTTTTGGCTTGAACGCCCACAGGCGTGTCAACGAAATGCAAATCCGGATCGCACAGATTGTTGCGGGCGATTTGAAACAGCGCCTGCCCTACCGCAATGTGCAGGACCCCCTAGACAACCTTGCCCAAATCGTCAACGGCATGCTCGACGAGATGCAGGCCTTCATCGAGGACCTCGCCGCCGTCGGTGACGATATAGCCCACGATTTGAGAACACCTCTGGCCAGAGTGCGCCTCGGCCTGGAAAGGGCTCGGCGCAATGCGACCTCCGTTGAGGACATGCAGATCGCCATGGATCGGGCGATTTCAGGAATTGACCACGCGATCTCCATCGTCACAGCCATTTTGCGTGTTCGAGAGATTGAACAAGCGCGCAGACTTCAGGCATTTGACAAAGTGGAACTCGCGGAGCTCGTGCTGGAAGTCGGGGACCTCTATGAGCCCATTGCTGAAGAGAAGCAGCTGACACTGACAGTGAGGGCAAATGCCGACATTGTCGTTCATGGAGATCGGGATCTAATTTTCGAGGCCGTCGCCAATCTCGTTGATAACGCTATAAAATTCACGCCCGAGGGCGGCAGGATCGATGTTTGCCTTATCGTGGAAGACGAGCGAAAAGCGCTCCGCGTGAGCGACACCGGTCCAGGTGTGCCAGAGAGCGAGAGAAATCTCCTTATTCAGCGCTTTTACCGCTCAGACCGAAGCCGCCACACAAGAGGGTTGGGTTTGGGATTGACCTTGGTGGCCGCGATTACCAAACTGCATGGTTTCCGGTTCGACGTGCTGCCAACCAAGGGCTTCACGACAGAGATCACGTTTCCACAAAATGCGACCGACTAGGACCAATGACGTCGCCGTCACAGGTGGGCGACCTGGCGCAGGTATGCGCCCGGGAATCTCGAATGCGGCCCATTGTTGTGGCGGAGCGTAAATCCAATCACACGGATCGATACTGCTCGTCCGTCACCTGCTCCAGCCAGTCGACCACCTTTCCATCCAGCTGCTCCTGAATGGCGATATGGGTCATGGCTGTGGTCGCGGAGGCACCGTGCCAGTGCTTTTCGCCGGGCTCGAACCAGACGACGTCACCCGGATTGATGGTTTCGATCGGGCCGCCCTCGCGCTGCACGAGGCCGAGGCCAGCGGTGACGATCAGCGTCTGGCCGAGGGGATGCGTATGCCAGGCGGTGCGTGCGCCGGGCTCGAATGTCACGCAGGCTGCGGCGGCGCGGCGGGCATTGTTGGGCGAAAACAACGGATCGATGCGGACCGTGCCGGAAAACCAGTCCGATGGACCTTTGGTGGAAGGCTGGGTGCCGTTTCTCTTGATGTCCATGGGCTTAACCCCTTTTATTTTGAGAGATTCTGCCAAATAGATGGTGCCCATATGCTGTATGGCAATGATCATCTTTCGTCAGACCATCCCACCCAAAAGATAAAGTCAATGTCGAAAGCGTGTTCGCCTCACCCGCCGAACTCCAGCTGACGCGCCTCCTGCTTGCAATCCCCTCCTGTCTATGCTCCCTTCACGCCGACGCTGTGGAGGGCGTCACAGGAGGAGTGACCATGACCATGCATCCCTTGCTGGCGCAGCCGGAGCGGTTCGTAACGCGCAATGAGGTTATCGGGCTGATTGGCCGGTTGACGGACAATCTGATCAACATCACGGACACCACAGGGGAATTCCTGCTGCGGCTGGACGATGGGCGGGTGATCGACACCAAGGGCTGGGCCGGATGGGAATGGACCCATGGTATCGGGCTTTACGGCCTGTTCAAATACTGGCAGCAGACCGGCGATGCCAAGGCGATGGCTGTTATCACCGACTGGTTTTCGGCGCGGCTGGCCGAGGGCACGCCGACCAAGAATATCAACACGGTCTGCCCGTTCCTGACGCTCGCCTGCCTATATGAACACGCGCCCAACCCGGCCTTTATCCCCTATCTGGAAACCTGGGCCGAGTGGGTGATGCATGAGATGCCGCGCACGCGCGAAGGCGGTTTGCAGCATATCGTCTATAACAGCGTCAACGACCAGCAGATGTGGGACGATACGCTGATGATGAGCGTCATGCCGCTCGCCAAGATCGGCCTGCTGTTGAACCGCCCGGACTATGTGGAAGAGGCGAAGTATCAGTTTCTGATCCACAGCCAATACCTCGCCGACCGCGCCTCCGGCCTGTGGTTCCATGGCTGGACTTTCAACGGCAATCATAATTTTGCCCGTGCACTCTGGGCCCGTGGCAATTCCTGGGTGACTATCGCCATTCCGGAATTCATCGATCTCTTGCAATTGCCGGAAGGCGACGCGGTGCGGCGTCATCTGCTCTCGACGCTCGACCGACAGGCCGCAGCCCTAGCCAAATATCAGGACCCTTCCGGCCTCTGGCACACGCTGGTCGATGACGAGGGCAGCTATCTGGAAGCCTCGGCCACCGCCGGTTTTGCCTATGGACTGATGAAGGCGGTGCGCAAACGATATATCAGCGCGGACTATCGGCCCGTGGCGGAACGGGCGGTGCGCGGTGTCATTGCCAATATCGACGCCAAGGGCGAATTGAACCAGGTGTCCTTCGGCACCGCCATGGGTTCGGATCTCGATTTCTACCGCACTATCAAGCTGACCTCGATGCCCTACGGGCAGGCGATGGCCATTCTCTGCCTCTCTGAATATCTGAGATCCTTTATTTGAAGCCGGGAGTAGAGAAAGCCCGAAGCACCGCAATGACAGGATAAAAATCCTGCCATTTCAGAAAGTTTTCATTTGCGCATTTCCCAGCGCTTTTGCAT
The nucleotide sequence above comes from Agrobacterium vitis. Encoded proteins:
- a CDS encoding putative bifunctional diguanylate cyclase/phosphodiesterase is translated as MGAANTIVPDIDQGEAKAFTDPLTGLGNHHRLQERIRSLSAERAADPAPFTVALVNLDGFKPINDLFGSLAGDEILCQVAHRLKACIPDGAIVTRHDGDEFAVVLPLIFEQISAERIGNLIKDVLSAPYDLGDRNVRLSASLGFAIFPFAGDDFETLMKSAETALYRSKRRGRGQITVYSREIAQEMRRSTQLEQALRNAIINDAVDTHFQPIVSLVDGKVLGFEALARWIDPDLGFVSPAIFVPLAEDRGFIDTLSETLLRKAAEAALTWPRELFLSFNLSSVQLTDSGTASRTLSIINSVGLDPSRLELEITETAVMSSADMAGRIIAELRAAGVRISLDDFGTGQSSLGRLREFTFDKVKIDRAFVSAITTDTTSEHIVRAIITMCEGLKLEVVAEGIETLSEATRLLALGCTMGQGYYFGRPADAMATLRYLSRQYSDFAARRQTGPFSGY
- a CDS encoding VOC family protein; the protein is MLLYITLGSNDLVRSGRFYDACLSTLGFIRRVTEKDEIGYGASSDVRCRFWLVSPYDGRAASFGNGSMVALDAGSRSDVEAFYAAALANGGSDEGAPGLRPFHAHFYACYVRDPDGNKLSAVCERPE
- a CDS encoding RlmE family RNA methyltransferase codes for the protein MTKPPIGGNRTGRKLGQKVKKGKLKASSRRWLERHINDPYVQRAKLEGYRARAAFKLLEIDEKHNILKGARRIIDLGAAPGSWSQIAANVTGSTDSDIRVAAIDFLEMTQLPGVKILQLDFLDPQAPALLMEAVGGVPDVVISDMAAPTTGHQKTDHIRTMHLCEVAAYFAVEVLAEGGHFLAKTFQGGTEKDLLNMLKQNFKQVIHIKPASSRQESVEMFLLAKGFKGRRSGNALGHEVEDDGPMPHDPREDATADEDQD
- a CDS encoding Ppx/GppA phosphatase family protein; protein product: MVDPGNGGFPPENGASTSNRTEGKPSRRGRGKRKGRKSGPPANPVTQDRTALAEPDRRPIQQDQQVAPQAPGRKRKRRRKGRGNTLPGQGQAVPHQGVETQGTVAQAERQAEHHHRDQGSAGNPPREASLSNTQRSNTQGSHTKESHIQGNALAGETGGAAKKSPRKRRKNRGRQNAQVRPLQPGRSVEAKPASASYCPPAVEGQKSVAGSGEAPHGRSRHGHGGHAHGGQSHHPHHGQHKGHHSSHGPSDDHPADFYAALDLGTNNCRLLIAQPTRPGQFRVVDAFSRIVRLGEGLAATGRLSQEAMDRAIEALKVCASKLHGVELRGKRLIATEACRAAENGEAFLERVRAETGLELEIINRETEARLAVSGCSSLVGRETRSVVLFDIGGGSSEIAVIRIGDNRSSRLANHITHWTSLPVGVVTLSERHGGRDVSPTVFEAMITEVSGMLDQFDCPSVEALGHSAADVDFHLIGTSGTVTTLAGVHLDLPRYDRRRVDGLWLSDDEVSAMQAKLLSWDYQSRAANPCIGPDRADLVLAGCAILEAIRRRWPSSRMRVADRGLREGLLTDMMADDGVWRRNRTRRPPGSRDRVPHL
- a CDS encoding NAD(P)/FAD-dependent oxidoreductase; translation: MSDHHVVVVGGGFGGLQLVHDLKGSGARITLIDRRNHHLFQPLLYQVATTILSTSEIAWPIRHLYSDRQEVSTLLGEVGGVDVAAKQVMLRSGASISYDTLVLATGATHAYFGRDEWEPVAPGLKTLEDATTIRRRLLLAFEQAETTPDPAIREALLTFTIVGAGPTGVELAGIIAELAHKTLPKEFRAIDTRRTKVILVEAGQRVLPSFAPELSAYAQGVLEKLGVEVRLGQPVTQCSSEGVQIGEQFTPSRTIVWAAGVQASAAARWLSVPADRAGRVVVEKDLTSPEMSDVFVIGDTASVIQGNNTPVPGIAPAAKQQGAYVAKVIKARLKGKPAPAPFHYRHQGSLATIGQSAAIVDFGKVKLTGSLAWWIWGLAHIYFLIGTRSRLAVAWSWLWIYLSGQHSARLITQKETMRDEGQARR